A portion of the Mustela erminea isolate mMusErm1 chromosome 19, mMusErm1.Pri, whole genome shotgun sequence genome contains these proteins:
- the LOC116579156 gene encoding syntenin-1-like, whose product MSLYPSLEDLKVDTVIQAQTAFSANPGNPAILSEASAPISQDGNLYPKLYPELSQYMGLSLNEEEIRANMAMVPGAPVQGQLVARPSSMNYMVAPVTGNDVGIRRAEIKQGICEVILCKDQDGKIGLRLKSIDNGIFVQLVQANSPASLVGLRFGDQLLQINGENCAGWSSDKAHKVLKQAFGEKITMTVRDRPFERTVTMHKDSTGHVGFIFKNGKITSIVKDSSAARNCLLTEHNICEVNGQNVIGLKDSQIADILSTSETVVTITIMPAFIFEHIIKRMAPSIMKSLMDHTIPEV is encoded by the coding sequence ATGTCTCTGTACCCATCTCTTGAAGACCTGAAGGTAGACACAGTTATTCAGGCTCAAACTGCCTTTTCTGCAAACCCTGGCAACCCAGCAATTTTGTCTGAAGCTTCTGCTCCCATCTCTCAAGATGGAAATCTCTATCCTAAATTGTATCCGGAGCTCTCCCAGTACATGGGCCTGAgtttaaatgaagaagaaatccGTGCAAATATGGCCATGGTCCCTGGAGCACCAGTTCAGGGGCAGTTGGTGGCAAGACCTTCTAGTATGAACTATATGGTGGCTCCTGTAACTGGTAATGATGTTGGAATTCGTAGAGCAGAAATTAAGCAAGGGATTTGTGAAGTCATTTTGTGTAAGGATCAAGATGGAAAAATTGGGCTCAGGCTTAAATCGATAGATAATGGCATATTTGTTCAGCTGGTCCAGGCAAATTCTCCAGCTTCATTGGTTGGTCTGAGATTTGGGGACCAACTACTCCAGATCAATGGGGAAAACTGTGCAGGCTGGAGCTCTGATAAAGCACACAAGGTACTCAAACAGGCTTTTGGAGAGAAGATTACTATGACTGTTCGTGACAGGCCCTTTGAACGGACAGTTACCATGCATAAGGATAGTACTGGACATGTtggctttatctttaaaaatggaaagataacatCCATAGTGAAAGATAGTTCTGCAGCCAGAAATTGTCTTCTCACAGAACATAACATCTGTGAAGTCAATGGGCAGAATGTCATTGGGCTGAAGGATTCTCAAATTGCAGACATACTGTCAACATCTGAGACTGTAGTTACTATTACAATCATGCCTGCTTTTATCTTTGAACATATTATTAAACGGATGGCACCAAGCATTATGAAAAGCCTGATGGATCATACCATTCCTGAGGTTTAA